The genomic segment AATCGGCCGGCGGTCTCGCGCCGCAACCGGCCAAAGCAGCCATGCCGTAACGCGCTGTTCTTCGCGACCGAGAGACCGCGCCAGCGATTTCAGGCTCTTTTGGATTCGTGCTTCCGCGGAGCTTAAGTTTTCGAATCGGCCGCGGTCAGTCACGGATCGGCACCGGTTTGCCGTCTTTGCCTACCGCGACATAGGTGATATTGGCCGAGGTGACGGGCACGCGCGTGCCGGGCGTCTCGAAGCGGTCGGCCTCCACGCGCACTTGGATTCGCGCGGACGTGCGCCCGATGTGGACCGGTTCGGTGTAAAAGCTCAACACATCGCCGACAAAAACAGGCTGCTTGAACTCCACCGTGTCCATTGCGACGGTGACGACCTTGTGCCGACAGCCCAGCTTGCGGGCCTCGATCGCGCCGGCCTGGTCGAGGTAGCTAAGAATGACGCCGCCGAAAATGGTGCCGTGGGCGTTGGTGTCTCGCGGCATCATCATCACGCGGATGACGGGTTCGGTCGTCGGCGGCAGGTCGGATCGGGTCACGCTCGAGGTTCCTTTTATTTCGCGCGTTCGTCTTTGCCGGTTCGATGGAGGCTCGCGGTGTTGCCGCTATTGTAGCGCCGGGCGGTTGGCGTGACAGGATCCCCGGACTCTTCGGTACCGGAAGCGATCGCGACTGGATCAAAACCGCGGCCATCGGGGAGCGGGTTCCTGGCATCGGAGTACTCAAACCTGCCCGCCACGGCGGATCTTCAACTTGCTGATGCGCGCGGCTCGGTCTCCACGCTGCGACTGCCCGGGGTACCAGGCCCTTTGTCACCGTGGGCGGACCGGGTTAAGATACCGTTTCTGGCGGCGGCGCGCCCGTGGTCGCGGGCTGTTGACCGACCGCAAGGGATTCCATTCGCACACGGGTCCACGCACATGAAGCTTCCGAATTTCCGGCTGTATGACACGCAGGCGACGACCTCGATGCTGGTCGCCGTGTTCTGCGCAATGTGCCTGCTCATGATGTCGGTCGTGGTCTTCAAAGGCATCAACACCGCGAACTGGGTCATTCCCTACAACCCCGAGGCAGGCATGGGGCAGTATCGGCCTCCGCTGGTCGTGCTTTTCACGGCGGTGTCGATTCTCGGCGGTCTCGTGGCGGCCTTCATGGGCTTTCGCAGCCTGGGCCAACAGCGCAACACCAAGCAGGGCCGGTCGATGGTCGGCCTGCTCCTGGGCGTGATCGTCATTCCGTTGGCGATCGTGCTCTATGCGACTTGGAAAGAGCTTTCCGAGCCGATCATTCGCTCGACCGGCGGGGCCTGATTGATTTGGCGCCCGGTGATAAGGGTTCGCCAAAAGGCACGCCGGGGATTTTCGTTCCAATAGCGTGGAAGCGTTGCCATGGCCTGGGTGCTGAACATTCTGTTTCCCGGGGTGGGCTTGATCCTGCGCCGACGCGAATGGCTGGGGTTGACGCATGCGGTGCTCTTTTCGCTTTGTGCGAATCTCGCGATCGCAGCGTGGTTGATTGCTCCCGACGCGATTCCGGGGTGGCTGGCGGTCCTCGCAACCATTTTCACCTTCCTGGCTTGGCTGGCTGCGCAGGGGTTGCTGGCGCGGCACGAGATGGAGATTCGACGCCGGGCGAAGGTGCTTGCGGCGCTGATTCAGGAGGCTCGCCAGTCTCTGGGGTCCAATCGGCTGGAGGTGGCGCGCGTGGCGCTGGAGAGCGCGTTGGAGATCGACAGCGAGCACCCGGAAGTGAAGGGGTTGTGGGATCGGCTTGGCGCGATGGACGTCGGGGGACGACCCGAGGCGCCGCCTTGCCCGGAGAGCGGCCGGTCGTCCGTCGTCGGTGGTTAGTGCGTCGCAGCCAGCAGCCGGTGGTCAGGTGGGACGAGAAGGCTTCTCGGACGGCGAGGAGTCACGGCTCGCGTGGTTTCACGTCAATCTGTCGAGATTTAAGCAAACTTGCATGAATTCGGACCTTGTCTCGTTGCGTGCGATGGGCCTAGCATGAATTGGGAGCAGCCGCGCGGATCGGTCGCCATCACGGCGTTGCCCATCTGCACGGTGAGGCGTCGCTGAACGCATGCGGCGGCGCGGGGGGTTCGCCGGAAAGCGAATCAATCCTGAACAACACCACGACTTCACCGCGCG from the Planctomycetia bacterium genome contains:
- a CDS encoding acyl-CoA thioesterase produces the protein MMMPRDTNAHGTIFGGVILSYLDQAGAIEARKLGCRHKVVTVAMDTVEFKQPVFVGDVLSFYTEPVHIGRTSARIQVRVEADRFETPGTRVPVTSANITYVAVGKDGKPVPIRD